In Leptospira sp. WS58.C1, a single genomic region encodes these proteins:
- a CDS encoding phthiocerol/phthiodiolone dimycocerosyl transferase family protein: protein MQNLKESQRPQGQFIRSLDQAEANFWLYDRASSMNFCVMAEGEGNFSEESLRKALDLIQNKHALAKVQILKQVGQDSHLYFATSDKKIPIQKDLYTTEWKSKLAKETIRLFELGDSPLIRTIFYTSGNSKFAIGLIFHHSIGDGRSGCRFLLDVLRASTGEAEDIQEAEYSSLMELYPAEELYKGGPKPEKPLSIPQFSRKKEEQDPEIISFYLEEEDVESLLKTSKQKKISFHGILGASQVTALADFFDRGQEGVLYLSTPADLRPHLSHPVPDSALGLYISLFTTPVNIRDPFDIKAKTIMNDVRARIGRREGRAFYELLPPSEQFLEKEDGLKLFQLLMSRNPQSSLLSNVGIIPVLSSEEIKVKELSFTVHPALTQTVFTTVTTYENRMAININYDKNRWNEADISQFAYSFRKNILSNS, encoded by the coding sequence ATGCAAAATTTAAAAGAGTCCCAAAGACCCCAAGGGCAATTCATTCGATCTTTAGACCAAGCGGAAGCGAATTTCTGGTTATATGATCGCGCTTCCTCTATGAATTTTTGTGTAATGGCGGAAGGAGAAGGTAATTTTTCGGAAGAAAGTTTGCGTAAAGCGCTGGACCTTATCCAAAACAAACATGCGTTAGCTAAGGTTCAGATCTTAAAACAAGTCGGACAAGATTCTCATTTATACTTTGCCACCTCGGACAAAAAAATCCCCATTCAAAAAGATCTCTATACTACCGAATGGAAATCCAAATTAGCCAAGGAAACCATCCGGCTTTTCGAGTTGGGAGATTCTCCCTTAATCAGAACCATATTTTATACTTCCGGAAATTCTAAATTTGCGATCGGACTCATCTTCCACCATAGTATTGGAGATGGAAGATCAGGTTGCAGATTTCTTTTAGATGTCCTTCGAGCAAGCACAGGAGAGGCGGAAGATATCCAAGAAGCAGAATATTCTTCCCTCATGGAATTGTATCCGGCAGAAGAGTTGTATAAAGGCGGACCAAAGCCGGAAAAGCCGCTTTCTATTCCTCAATTCTCTCGAAAGAAAGAAGAACAAGATCCTGAGATCATCAGCTTCTATTTGGAAGAAGAAGACGTCGAGTCACTCTTAAAAACTTCCAAACAAAAAAAAATCTCCTTTCATGGGATACTGGGCGCTTCTCAAGTAACGGCGCTCGCTGATTTTTTTGATAGAGGGCAAGAAGGAGTATTATATCTTTCTACTCCTGCGGATCTGAGGCCTCATTTGAGCCATCCGGTGCCTGATTCCGCATTAGGATTGTATATTTCTTTATTCACTACACCGGTGAATATCAGGGATCCCTTCGATATAAAAGCGAAAACGATCATGAACGACGTGAGAGCTCGAATCGGAAGAAGGGAAGGTAGAGCATTTTATGAACTTCTTCCTCCTTCCGAACAATTTTTGGAAAAAGAAGACGGATTAAAACTTTTCCAACTGCTGATGAGCCGAAATCCTCAGTCGAGTCTATTGAGTAACGTAGGGATTATCCCTGTTCTAAGTTCAGAGGAAATAAAAGTAAAAGAACTTTCTTTTACGGTCCATCCCGCTTTGACTCAAACGGTCTTTACTACTGTGACAACCTACGAGAATAGAATGGCAATCAATATCAACTACGACAAAAATCGTTGGAACGAAGCGGATATTTCGCAATTCGCATATTCTTTCCGGAAGAATATACTATCGAATTCTTAA
- a CDS encoding fatty acid desaturase, whose translation MNSLALERKNVSDRFTDKEKTKRIIKWIRYSDSKLRKRFSFLKYQNAIGFGITVGSASGMIVLGSLYVMDIIPFWACIIGNGILASFLHEMEHDLIHSIYFKENPKMQNFLFWMVWLFRANTVNPWFRKEIHLLHHKLSGNIEDIEERFISNGMPWGIRRILVMIDPIMAVVLQGPKIRKDAIRYFKKIKAKPIKGPYRLVYLLLWYSFLIWGLISLINWAFGSPIQETGTTAYIHNLLNTAAVVYLIPCWLRQTAIQIVSSNMHYFGDVKSLYQQTQVLDSWWILPLHLFCFNFGATHGIHHFVVTQPFYLRQAVAPKVKPFLKKYGIRFNDFESMTRANRYHKEEMDGIAIPA comes from the coding sequence ATGAATTCCTTGGCACTTGAGCGAAAAAATGTTTCGGATCGATTTACCGATAAAGAAAAAACAAAACGTATCATCAAATGGATCCGCTATTCGGATTCTAAACTCAGAAAACGTTTTTCTTTTTTAAAATACCAAAACGCGATCGGATTCGGGATCACTGTGGGTTCCGCTTCGGGAATGATCGTACTCGGAAGTCTCTATGTAATGGATATCATTCCATTCTGGGCTTGTATTATAGGGAATGGGATCTTGGCTTCTTTTCTGCATGAGATGGAGCATGACTTGATCCATAGTATTTATTTTAAAGAAAATCCTAAAATGCAGAATTTTCTATTTTGGATGGTCTGGTTATTTCGTGCGAATACGGTTAATCCTTGGTTCAGAAAAGAGATCCATCTTCTTCACCATAAACTTTCCGGGAACATAGAGGATATAGAAGAAAGATTTATCAGTAACGGAATGCCTTGGGGGATCAGACGTATACTCGTGATGATAGATCCGATCATGGCGGTGGTATTACAGGGACCTAAGATCAGAAAGGACGCGATCCGTTATTTTAAAAAAATAAAGGCTAAGCCGATCAAGGGACCTTATCGTTTAGTATACCTTCTGCTTTGGTACTCATTCTTGATCTGGGGACTTATCTCTTTGATCAACTGGGCTTTCGGAAGTCCGATACAAGAGACCGGAACTACAGCATATATTCATAATTTATTAAATACTGCAGCGGTAGTATATTTGATCCCTTGTTGGCTCAGGCAAACTGCAATTCAGATCGTTTCTTCTAATATGCATTATTTCGGGGATGTGAAAAGTTTATACCAGCAGACCCAAGTATTGGATTCCTGGTGGATATTACCCTTACATTTGTTCTGTTTTAATTTCGGAGCCACTCATGGGATCCATCATTTCGTGGTAACACAACCCTTTTATCTACGACAAGCAGTCGCACCTAAAGTAAAACCCTTCTTAAAAAAATATGGAATTCGTTTTAACGACTTTGAAAGTATGACAAGGGCGAATCGTTACCACAAAGAAGAAATGGATGGTATTGCGATTCCGGCCTAA
- a CDS encoding cysteine rich repeat-containing protein, with protein sequence MNWSILPFFMMLLGVSVYAQRGGSNKPRMGGPGSPCFEDRQKYCNDIPKGQGRIRDCLMENSDKLSPACKEHLDKRWGQKKS encoded by the coding sequence ATGAACTGGTCGATTCTTCCGTTTTTTATGATGTTGTTGGGTGTTTCGGTTTACGCACAAAGAGGGGGTTCTAACAAACCTAGAATGGGAGGGCCGGGAAGTCCTTGTTTTGAAGATAGGCAAAAATACTGCAATGATATCCCGAAAGGTCAGGGAAGGATTAGAGACTGTTTGATGGAAAATTCGGATAAACTATCTCCCGCATGCAAGGAACATTTGGATAAAAGATGGGGACAGAAAAAGTCCTAA
- the bcp gene encoding thioredoxin-dependent thiol peroxidase: MSTLKAGSKAPSFTTLNQNGEKVSLKDLSGKKGLVLYFYPKDQTPGCTTEACDFRDNFARLKKEGFNVVGVSKDSVKSHQKFIEKQELNFTLLSDEDGSICEAYGVWQLKKFMGREFMGILRTTFLIGTDLKILKVYPKVSVKGHVDEILGDIKALDKK; encoded by the coding sequence ATGAGTACTTTAAAAGCGGGGTCCAAAGCCCCTAGTTTTACGACCCTGAACCAAAACGGGGAAAAGGTCTCTCTCAAGGATCTATCCGGAAAAAAGGGTCTGGTTTTATATTTTTATCCTAAGGACCAAACCCCGGGATGTACCACCGAGGCCTGCGATTTTAGGGATAATTTCGCGAGACTGAAGAAGGAGGGATTTAATGTAGTCGGAGTCTCCAAGGATTCAGTTAAGTCTCACCAGAAATTTATCGAAAAACAAGAACTCAATTTTACTCTTCTCTCCGATGAGGACGGAAGTATCTGCGAGGCTTACGGGGTCTGGCAGTTGAAAAAGTTTATGGGTAGGGAGTTTATGGGAATTCTCAGAACCACCTTCCTGATCGGAACGGATCTGAAAATTTTGAAAGTGTATCCGAAGGTAAGCGTGAAAGGTCACGTGGATGAGATCCTCGGAGATATTAAGGCGTTGGATAAAAAATGA
- a CDS encoding APC family permease codes for MKLRRSLNLYDSISLMFSSMVGPGIFITTGYILTQTSNPNWALLCWILGGFLAIAGAMSYAKSASIFPYAGGDYVYLKEAYSPIVAFSSGWLSLSVNFSASISLSAIAFSKSFITLFDPTWDIYFLESKFLGITFSLGVAQILGISTILFFTIVNFFGIGFASRIQNFFTTFKILGLVAFVVLGFTLGNYNIQNFESFSLIPSDLQGWNLLLAGAIPVTFSYLGWNMITYVAEEVKDPEKNIYKSVIVSCTLVTLLYVLINFLYLSSAPFQLLAGDEKIGVTASGFLFGKGVNILITAFICWVFLGGISAYIIGGSRIYFAMARDGFFFPSMAKLHSKYHSPYKSLVFQFLYACLFCFVKEIESLLYLITCSTLLLATITAYTPVIFEKRHLKNEFKIPGYPYSTYLYILSNILIIGTLLYNKSAEALWGFAFTLFSVPLYYYFKLSKKSEPILIDTVSDPGLEAGGLSLLPENEPVPVGSGDPA; via the coding sequence ATGAAACTTCGCCGCTCCCTTAATCTTTATGATTCCATTTCTCTCATGTTCAGTTCTATGGTGGGACCGGGGATTTTTATCACTACGGGTTATATACTGACCCAAACCTCCAATCCGAATTGGGCTCTCCTTTGTTGGATCCTGGGAGGTTTCTTGGCCATTGCGGGTGCGATGAGTTATGCGAAATCGGCGAGTATCTTTCCGTATGCGGGAGGAGATTACGTTTATCTAAAAGAAGCATACTCCCCTATCGTCGCATTCTCAAGCGGTTGGCTTTCGCTTTCGGTAAATTTTTCGGCATCCATTTCTCTTTCTGCAATCGCGTTCTCTAAATCGTTCATTACTTTATTCGATCCGACCTGGGACATTTATTTTTTAGAGTCCAAGTTTTTGGGGATCACATTTTCTTTGGGTGTGGCCCAAATCCTGGGAATTTCCACGATCTTATTTTTTACCATCGTAAATTTTTTCGGGATAGGATTCGCTTCTCGTATCCAGAATTTTTTCACAACTTTCAAAATTTTAGGACTGGTTGCGTTCGTAGTTTTGGGATTTACTCTCGGAAATTATAATATTCAAAATTTTGAATCCTTCTCCCTGATCCCTTCCGATTTGCAAGGATGGAATCTTTTGCTGGCGGGAGCGATCCCCGTCACTTTTTCCTACTTGGGTTGGAATATGATCACTTATGTCGCGGAAGAAGTGAAAGACCCTGAAAAGAATATCTATAAGTCCGTCATCGTTTCCTGCACCTTGGTCACTCTTCTTTATGTTTTGATCAATTTTCTATATTTGAGCTCGGCTCCTTTTCAACTTTTAGCGGGAGATGAGAAGATCGGCGTTACTGCTTCCGGATTTTTATTCGGAAAAGGCGTGAATATTCTGATTACTGCGTTTATCTGCTGGGTATTTTTAGGCGGTATTTCCGCTTATATCATCGGCGGTTCAAGGATCTACTTTGCTATGGCGAGAGATGGATTCTTTTTTCCTAGTATGGCAAAGTTACACTCCAAATATCATAGCCCATATAAATCTTTGGTCTTTCAGTTTTTGTATGCCTGCCTTTTTTGTTTCGTGAAAGAGATCGAATCCCTTTTATATCTGATCACCTGCTCTACCTTATTACTTGCAACGATCACTGCTTATACTCCCGTCATTTTCGAAAAAAGACATTTGAAAAACGAGTTCAAGATCCCCGGTTATCCGTATTCCACTTATTTATACATACTTTCTAATATTTTGATCATAGGAACCTTGCTTTATAACAAAAGTGCGGAAGCTCTTTGGGGTTTTGCATTCACTCTATTCTCCGTTCCATTATATTATTATTTTAAACTTTCTAAAAAATCCGAACCGATCCTGATCGACACCGTTTCCGATCCTGGATTGGAAGCCGGCGGTTTAAGTTTACTTCCGGAAAACGAACCTGTTCCGGTAGGCAGCGGAGATCCCGCTTAA
- a CDS encoding glycosyl hydrolase family 18 protein — translation MFPNKIVYPLFLALISSVLTYCFFSGNDKKNDPNTRTSPPTERLYASTWSQDFYAMMKYIHLYDEIHPFLYNLEGGRSNTGRILSVWKKDEIDERIRWLRLMSPRTLIIPTIFRWENDFEKVSDAIGLNGNTKVRDLHIQNILKEIDSYGYDGIDIDYEGMTCEKKEVFQEFLILLRDELHKKGKILSVAIHPKTVAEKPSVYPCKGLKSPIQVDFYEAYRGQLTHDYEFLGKVADKVKIMAYELHPRKQGFPGPGPQAPDWWIDKILEYAVARIPNEKLYMAIPTYGYDWALHCEAETKSVYYSRAKWIREKMAPRKEEPTDVLEVFKTQPKAGDWIYLRPYLYRHQGHVYSDPSLWYRMGGCDRVAFYMDRNAFEKKMKILDKYKIRGFSFWQLIEDNDPEIHKYLEEKLGPELSETL, via the coding sequence ATGTTTCCTAATAAGATCGTATATCCTTTATTTCTCGCATTGATCTCTTCGGTTCTTACTTATTGTTTTTTTTCCGGAAACGATAAAAAGAACGATCCAAATACACGAACGAGTCCGCCGACCGAAAGATTGTATGCTTCTACATGGTCCCAGGACTTTTACGCAATGATGAAGTATATCCATCTTTACGACGAGATCCATCCGTTTTTATACAACCTGGAAGGTGGTCGCAGTAATACGGGTCGTATACTTTCGGTCTGGAAGAAGGACGAAATAGACGAAAGGATCCGTTGGTTAAGGCTCATGTCTCCGAGGACACTGATCATTCCCACTATCTTTCGTTGGGAAAATGATTTCGAAAAAGTTTCGGATGCGATCGGTCTAAACGGTAATACAAAGGTCAGAGATCTTCATATACAGAATATTCTAAAAGAGATAGATTCATACGGGTACGATGGCATTGATATAGATTATGAAGGGATGACTTGCGAGAAGAAGGAAGTATTTCAGGAATTTCTAATACTTCTTCGGGATGAATTGCATAAAAAAGGTAAAATCCTATCCGTAGCGATACATCCGAAAACTGTTGCTGAAAAACCTTCCGTCTATCCTTGTAAAGGTTTGAAATCTCCGATCCAAGTGGATTTTTACGAGGCTTATAGAGGTCAATTGACCCATGATTATGAGTTTTTAGGAAAGGTTGCGGATAAGGTCAAAATTATGGCCTACGAATTACATCCCCGCAAACAAGGTTTTCCCGGACCTGGGCCCCAGGCTCCGGATTGGTGGATCGACAAAATTTTAGAATATGCGGTTGCTCGTATCCCGAATGAAAAGTTATACATGGCGATCCCGACCTACGGATACGATTGGGCATTACATTGTGAAGCGGAAACAAAATCGGTCTATTATTCTAGGGCAAAGTGGATCCGGGAAAAAATGGCTCCCCGAAAAGAGGAACCCACAGACGTATTAGAAGTTTTTAAAACACAACCTAAAGCGGGGGATTGGATCTATCTCAGACCTTATCTGTATAGACACCAAGGCCACGTATATTCAGATCCTTCTCTCTGGTACAGAATGGGCGGTTGTGATCGGGTCGCATTCTATATGGATCGAAACGCTTTCGAGAAGAAGATGAAAATATTGGATAAATACAAGATCAGAGGATTTTCTTTTTGGCAATTAATAGAAGATAACGATCCCGAGATCCATAAATATCTGGAAGAAAAATTAGGACCCGAACTTTCGGAAACACTTTAA
- a CDS encoding helix-turn-helix domain-containing protein, which translates to MTNIPTYFPEHTSQATVIWILVSFAIFGTYLGGLLCIGQNILERKTALNRLLSLLFVSLGLLQGTCLFYVFGLSSSFPRIVLLHIPVLGSIGPILYGIHKIIQNSEFEKSALGLSPKHSILPGIIWILYFFGSIFVPESLKVGIRTFSETRSILDLVFLIPLLILAAYIAGLLRGSRILFKPNVLKEEWTARVLLYIILATIANHSVGAFFLLDKNPLFLLVSASMMGLSLCVSYLIGRRYPAYFQNLQEVARVTFQKYSRSLLQGMDIATLRENLLKAMEVEKLYKDDELSLASLADEIGLSSHQLSELINQEMGKNFSAFVNEYRIREACELLTKSKDTSILDIAYEVGFRSKTSFHRAFQKEVGVPPSEFREKNSG; encoded by the coding sequence ATGACTAATATTCCGACCTACTTTCCGGAACATACCTCTCAGGCGACGGTAATTTGGATTTTAGTTTCATTTGCGATTTTTGGAACTTATCTGGGGGGCCTCCTATGTATAGGGCAGAATATTTTAGAAAGAAAAACGGCTCTCAATCGTTTACTTTCTCTTTTGTTCGTAAGTCTGGGATTATTACAAGGCACTTGTCTATTTTATGTGTTCGGCTTATCTTCTTCATTTCCTAGGATCGTTCTTCTTCACATTCCGGTATTGGGTTCCATCGGTCCTATTCTTTACGGGATCCATAAGATCATTCAAAACTCCGAATTCGAAAAATCCGCATTGGGCTTAAGTCCCAAACACTCTATTCTGCCCGGGATTATTTGGATTTTGTATTTTTTCGGGTCTATCTTTGTCCCTGAGTCACTCAAGGTAGGGATCCGAACTTTCTCGGAAACAAGAAGTATATTAGATCTAGTCTTTCTGATCCCTTTGCTCATACTAGCGGCTTATATTGCGGGTTTATTGAGAGGAAGCCGAATATTATTTAAACCGAATGTTTTGAAAGAAGAATGGACTGCGAGAGTTTTGCTCTATATCATTCTTGCGACGATCGCCAACCATTCCGTAGGTGCATTTTTTCTATTGGATAAGAACCCTCTCTTTCTTTTGGTCAGCGCTTCTATGATGGGATTGAGTCTTTGTGTCTCTTATTTGATCGGAAGAAGGTACCCTGCTTATTTCCAAAACCTACAAGAAGTTGCAAGAGTCACCTTCCAAAAATATTCCCGCTCCTTGCTGCAAGGAATGGATATCGCCACTCTTAGGGAAAATTTACTTAAAGCGATGGAAGTCGAAAAACTATACAAAGACGATGAACTGAGTTTGGCAAGTTTGGCGGATGAGATAGGACTTTCTTCTCACCAGCTTTCGGAACTGATCAACCAAGAAATGGGTAAAAATTTCTCCGCATTCGTGAACGAGTATAGGATACGGGAAGCTTGCGAGCTACTCACCAAAAGTAAGGATACTTCTATCCTGGATATAGCCTATGAGGTAGGATTTCGGAGTAAAACCTCCTTTCATAGGGCCTTTCAGAAGGAAGTTGGAGTTCCTCCATCCGAATTTAGGGAGAAAAATTCCGGGTAA
- a CDS encoding acyl-CoA dehydrogenase family protein — MDFSLSQDEQEFTQSFRNFCKKEILPFAEEADKTKELPRSHYLRLGEAGYLGLLHEEEFGGQGAGIFLSTLAMEIVSEYCGSTFFSAGASAGLFGLPIKHFGTLEQKKKYLPDIISGKTIGSLGVTEPDGGSDVSGLSSLAKKSGKDRYLLSGQKTYITNAPNANYCLVLTRTQDESGKEKGLTHFIVDLNSKGISRSAPMDKMGLKASPTGALFFEDVEVPEENILGKLGKGFRQTMQTFNAERLSLAAYSLGVMKACLDESKSFSATRKSFGKSIYQHQGVAFMLAEIYSKYEAAKWFTYNTAWEMEKIESEGKPSMSLSGKCAACKLFATTAAREVTNLAVQIHGGAGYMDEYKVSRLYRDTRLGEIGGGTSEIQKLIISGSIMKDS, encoded by the coding sequence ATGGATTTTAGCCTAAGCCAAGATGAACAAGAGTTCACACAATCTTTTCGTAATTTTTGCAAAAAGGAGATCCTTCCTTTTGCAGAAGAAGCGGATAAGACTAAGGAACTTCCTAGGTCCCATTACCTTAGATTAGGAGAAGCAGGATATCTAGGTCTTTTACACGAGGAAGAGTTCGGTGGACAAGGTGCGGGAATTTTTTTAAGCACTCTTGCCATGGAGATCGTCTCCGAATATTGTGGTTCAACATTTTTCAGCGCAGGAGCCTCTGCAGGCTTATTCGGACTTCCTATTAAACATTTCGGGACTCTTGAACAGAAGAAAAAATATCTGCCTGATATTATCTCCGGTAAGACTATCGGTTCCTTGGGAGTCACCGAACCGGACGGAGGTTCAGACGTTTCAGGTCTTTCTTCTCTCGCAAAAAAATCGGGAAAAGATCGCTACCTTCTCTCCGGTCAAAAAACCTATATCACAAACGCTCCCAATGCGAATTATTGTTTGGTCCTTACAAGGACACAAGACGAAAGCGGTAAAGAAAAAGGACTCACTCATTTTATCGTAGATCTAAATTCCAAAGGTATCTCTCGCTCGGCACCAATGGACAAAATGGGACTGAAGGCTTCTCCAACCGGAGCATTATTCTTCGAGGATGTGGAAGTCCCGGAGGAGAATATTTTAGGTAAATTAGGAAAAGGTTTTAGACAAACGATGCAAACCTTCAACGCGGAGAGACTTTCTTTAGCCGCCTATTCCTTAGGAGTTATGAAAGCTTGTTTAGACGAATCCAAATCCTTTTCCGCAACCCGTAAAAGTTTCGGCAAATCCATATACCAACACCAAGGTGTCGCATTCATGCTCGCTGAAATTTATTCCAAATACGAAGCGGCAAAATGGTTTACTTACAATACTGCCTGGGAAATGGAAAAAATCGAATCGGAAGGAAAGCCGAGTATGAGCCTTTCAGGAAAATGTGCTGCATGCAAATTATTCGCCACAACAGCGGCAAGAGAAGTCACAAATCTTGCGGTCCAGATCCATGGAGGCGCAGGTTATATGGATGAGTATAAAGTCTCTCGCCTATACAGGGACACCAGACTAGGTGAGATAGGTGGAGGAACAAGCGAGATCCAGAAACTGATCATTTCCGGAAGTATCATGAAAGATTCTTAA
- a CDS encoding SDR family NAD(P)-dependent oxidoreductase translates to MKTVKGKRILITGAAMGMGKIYAELSVQENASALVLWDVNSKVLLNTAKQLRSDTTKIFTDTVDVSDLEKVRKAVSRIEAQLGGIDILINNAGIVKGKYFWEHDPKSDIETTMAINTLGPMYSTRFLLPKMLSERTGEFRIVNISSAAGLISNPKMSVYCASKWAETGWSDSLRLELLQAGYGHIKVTTVNPAYISTGMFEGVKGMLFTPILTPEYVTSKVWNAMKKGKPRLLLPWTIYLSNALRGILPISVFDWIADKIFGVYKTMEGFKGRS, encoded by the coding sequence ATGAAAACCGTAAAGGGAAAGAGAATATTAATCACCGGGGCCGCAATGGGAATGGGAAAAATTTATGCGGAACTTTCCGTTCAAGAAAACGCATCAGCCTTAGTACTTTGGGATGTAAATTCGAAAGTACTACTGAACACAGCGAAACAACTGAGATCGGATACTACGAAAATTTTTACGGACACAGTAGATGTTTCCGACCTTGAAAAGGTTAGAAAGGCCGTCTCCCGGATCGAAGCACAATTGGGAGGGATCGATATACTCATAAACAACGCAGGAATCGTAAAAGGAAAATATTTTTGGGAACACGACCCTAAATCGGACATCGAAACAACGATGGCAATTAACACCTTAGGTCCGATGTATTCTACTAGATTCCTACTTCCTAAAATGTTATCCGAAAGAACGGGAGAGTTTAGGATCGTAAACATATCCTCGGCGGCAGGATTGATCTCCAATCCCAAAATGAGCGTTTATTGCGCCTCAAAATGGGCGGAGACAGGATGGAGCGATTCCTTACGATTGGAATTGCTCCAAGCCGGTTACGGACATATAAAGGTCACTACAGTAAACCCGGCTTATATTTCCACCGGAATGTTCGAAGGTGTAAAAGGAATGTTGTTCACTCCGATTCTGACTCCCGAATATGTGACTTCGAAAGTTTGGAATGCGATGAAAAAAGGAAAACCTAGATTACTTTTACCTTGGACAATTTATCTTTCCAATGCATTAAGGGGGATACTTCCTATATCCGTTTTCGATTGGATCGCGGATAAAATTTTCGGAGTTTATAAAACTATGGAAGGTTTTAAGGGAAGATCGTAA
- a CDS encoding VOC family protein, producing MKLNPGIVTSKLKETKEFYVNKLGFRIVFENDWYILLSTPNGKHEISFLIPDLPSQHPAFQKEYSGFGMYITIETEDVDSLYSEFKKKDLNILLDLKEEEWGDRHFAISDPNGIGIDFVKYTAPVNV from the coding sequence ATGAAATTAAATCCAGGAATCGTCACGAGTAAACTGAAGGAAACGAAGGAATTTTACGTAAACAAACTAGGATTTCGGATCGTTTTCGAGAATGACTGGTACATTCTTCTTTCGACACCGAACGGAAAACACGAAATTTCCTTTTTAATTCCGGACCTTCCAAGCCAACATCCCGCTTTCCAAAAAGAATATTCAGGATTTGGCATGTATATCACTATAGAAACCGAGGATGTGGATTCGCTTTATTCGGAATTTAAGAAGAAGGATCTAAATATTCTTTTGGATCTAAAGGAAGAGGAATGGGGAGACAGACATTTTGCAATCTCGGATCCGAACGGGATCGGAATAGATTTCGTAAAATATACCGCTCCTGTGAATGTTTAA
- a CDS encoding DUF6597 domain-containing transcriptional factor, whose protein sequence is MRNDFNPLQLNLGIHYSEIAPSPELLSHIAYYWEFSSGSSGPSSYQVVPDACVDLILNINRKDPILISLSPTSLESFPIQPGDRWFGIRFLPSGIRRFFKIDLGEIKAQTSPFFEIFPKEAKELEEKLAISNSFFNRIKTCDLYFSELLKKKFLESDPRIRTSLQQMYSDFQKPTEKLGFQISSRHLRRLFSENIGLSPKEFAKILRFQTVLRQWKENGSLEIVDGFYDQSHFIKDWKKFTGLTPSSLRKFR, encoded by the coding sequence ATGAGAAACGATTTTAACCCTCTGCAACTAAACTTAGGGATACATTATTCCGAAATCGCTCCAAGTCCCGAACTTCTATCTCATATTGCTTATTATTGGGAATTCAGTTCAGGATCATCCGGTCCAAGCTCCTACCAAGTTGTCCCGGACGCATGTGTGGATCTCATCCTAAACATAAATCGGAAAGATCCTATTTTAATCTCACTATCTCCTACCTCCTTGGAAAGTTTTCCGATACAACCGGGTGACCGTTGGTTCGGAATTCGGTTTTTACCTTCCGGGATCCGTCGATTTTTTAAGATCGATCTTGGAGAAATAAAAGCTCAAACTTCTCCCTTTTTTGAAATTTTCCCGAAAGAAGCGAAAGAGTTGGAAGAAAAATTAGCGATTTCTAATTCTTTTTTCAATCGTATTAAGACATGTGATCTTTATTTTTCCGAACTTCTAAAGAAGAAGTTCCTGGAATCGGACCCAAGAATACGGACATCCTTGCAACAAATGTATTCGGATTTCCAAAAGCCCACGGAAAAATTAGGATTTCAAATTTCGTCCAGACATCTCAGAAGATTGTTTTCGGAAAATATAGGTCTCTCTCCCAAAGAATTCGCAAAAATACTCAGATTCCAAACGGTACTCCGTCAATGGAAAGAAAACGGTTCTTTAGAGATAGTAGACGGTTTCTACGACCAATCTCATTTTATCAAGGACTGGAAAAAATTCACGGGACTTACCCCTTCTTCTCTCCGAAAATTCCGATGA